Sequence from the Cucurbita pepo subsp. pepo cultivar mu-cu-16 chromosome LG02, ASM280686v2, whole genome shotgun sequence genome:
AACCCATGATTCCAAGACCTAAGAAGCCAACGCGCAGCTTTCCTgcataaacaaaaattgaggGAGCTATGTTATGTTTGCAAGCTAGTGAACTTTCCAGAAAGCAAGAACAAGAGCACAAAATGGACAGACCAAAGCGGAAttgtgaaattaataaatcgAGCctccaaaatttagaaaccaCTACACTGCTAATCTCGTTGCTTTCTTATTTTCAGTGCGGAAAACAAATCATTTGCGTCGttttggtaaattttaattggaCCGGTATGTCCACTCAATCCAGACTTTCCCAGGACTTCTATGCccttattttcaaattgtttatCCTAAGTATTGCTGATTTGAACATAAGTGAAGGTATGTCAGAGATTTGACAAAAAGTCcattaaaaagaattcaaCTAAAAGCTGAAACTCGATTCCTAAAGTGCGAGGGAAAAGGAATATTAGTCACTCTCGTCAAAGCTTTAGCGGTAAAATCTCTCTATTTCATCATTCGTGAAAGCATTCTTATGAATGATTATGAACGTGCCTTTTCCAACATTTCCACCTTCCAAAATCCGTTGTGCCTACCCTCGATATTATGAAACTAACTCCAAAATCGTGCAATTGCAGCTTCCACTTCATAATTTTCTCCGGCTATGAAACTTTCTTAGAGCGCACATTACAAAGATCCGCACGATGACAGACAACAGAAAGAACTCAAACTCTGTCGTTCActactttattttcaataacaaAAACGTGAGCAACTAATTCATTGTAATTTGGATAAATGTGTCCACACCGATACTCAGCTGATATCACAACTCTATCAAAGCTGAAAAATGATCAAAGATCGCAACAAGTAAATGCAGTTCCGCTAAACAGCTACATCTACATATAAGCCGAACTATCTACAAAAACCTCCAATTATGTTATGCCTTTTTTGGTAGAGATAGTAGCATTACGAAAATTGGCACAAACAGAGAAACATAgataagaactccaaaagcAACAGATCTCTATTATAtttccaagaacaaaaacgGGAACTATCAATCTTTCTAACAAATAATATCACAGCTCTCCCAAGGAAGAAAGATGACCAAATCATCTCCGCTGGATACTCAACTCAAAGATCGCAACTACAAGGAAGAAAATGCAGCTCCGACTAACATCACAACTACATGTAAACCAAACTAGCTACAAGAACTTCCAAAAACGTTATGTCTTTGTTGGTACAGTTTGGACAACCATAGAGACATTGATAAGAACTCCAACACCTGCAAGCACTGTTACGTTTCCAAGGAAAAAAACTGAGAACTATCATTTCCATCTAACAATAATGAATTTGTTCAAATCAACTCGCAACTAATATCACAGCTAATGATCCTAATGATCTCCACCATATACTCAACTCAAAGATCGCAAATACAAGTAAGCATCTCCAAAACTACACGTAAACCGAGCTATCAACAAAAAAGTTCCAATTACGTCTACAGGTTTTTAGGTACAAAATGCAGTAGCGAAAATTACCAGTGGCCGCAGTTGCATCCGGAATAGAGAAGCCAGAACTTGACATATCGGAGTTGCTTTGATTTTTCTGTGCTACAAGACGAAGATCGTCGAAAATGGAGAGCGAATGATTGAATGAAATAACAGCGCAGCTGCGATCAGTGTTACTCCAAACAGAGATTTTCAGGTTTTCTTTCAGTGTTAAATGACAGCGTTTGATTGGCGAGGGAAACCAATTTGTTGGACCACTAAAGGGCCCAAAGCGACGTCGTTTAGTAGCCTAGGTTTCTATTTCTGCGGAATTGGAACTTTTCGAAGAGAACCTCAAAAGCGACGCGTGGCATAATTTATCACGtaaatttttatatgtaaTAATATAGTATTTGGGTCCTTAAATTgttacaatttaattaatgtgcTTTCAAACTGATAATAATTTATCACGtaaatttttatatgtaataatatagtatttgtatacattatgaaaattttcatcaaaattaaatgacaaTTATTTAGAACATATTTGGTCCTATTAAGTTTATTAAGCTCCgtaaatatatagaaattttattaaatcttaataatatttttaatgacgtggactaaatttttataaattctaAAGTGCAGAAACTGTATCGTTACAAGCTAAAATTCATTAACTAACACATTATTTTATGAgaatttagagactaaataattttttaggttttacaaatacaaatcaattttatatataatagatttCCAAATCACCAtgcaaaagggaaaaaaagagttaTAAATACAACTGAAGAGAAGTTGAAGTGATAGATATTGTAATCACTGCTGCAACTTTGCTTTTAAAGCTTCTATGACAGCTGAAAAATCCTGATCACTAAGTCCATGAGATTTGGCTACCTTGTACAATTCATTTGCTGCAGCTGCAATGGGAGTGGATTGAGATACTGATTCTGCCAAACTCAGAGCAAGTCTTAGATCCTGCCACAAAAAACGTCTCTTTAGAAAACAACACAAACATTCATCATCGACCAAGAGGTTAAAAGTTTCGTTAAACCCAAACAAAGGCCTTTCGGATTTACAAACCTTCTGCTGATGTTTCAAGGGAAAGGCAGTGGGGTACTGGGATTTGATCATTGATGGTCCTTTCATTTTGTACATTGGTGCATTAATGGCACCCTGAGAAACTACCTGTAATTTCACAATGTATGAAGATTATTCCCCACCCGTTTGACCAACGGAGTCGTCTTCGTCGCCCATGATAGGCCGAAAATCACAATGAATGTTACACAAGAAGGTAGGTACTAAAAATTAACAGAATTGTTCCAGTGAAGTTTTGAACATTTGAATAGCTTTAAAATGTTTGTGCATGATAATATACCTCAACGACAACATTTGGGTCGAGTCCTACTTTTTCGCTAAGAAGCAGTCCTTCGGAAAAAGCTGCCATCATGCTTCAagtattgaaaaattaaaaggggAGCAATTGTCAAGATCCAAGATATTAATCAGAAATTGGTAAAAAAGATTGATGGTAAAATTTGGGCCAAACCTTCCCATGATCATGTTGACAACTAGTTTCATGGCAGCTCCATTTCCGACATCGCCAAGATAAAATCTCGACTGACagtatatatacacacacacacacacggAAATGGTTAAGTTTATATCATCATGTTCGAGACATTTATGAATGGTGAAAAAAGTATTTGTAGTTATACCTTCCCCATGATGTCCAAAAATGGAGCAACAGTTTCATAGAGAGATTTGTCACCTGAATATGCAGCTACTACATCAGTATCGTAATCCTCCTATAATAGGATAATAAAACACTAGCTCTGAGGGATAAACAAAGATCTTATGATACTGAAACCAGAAAGAAATCATCACAAGAACTTTAAGGAACAGTTCCATTATTTAAACAACGCTATCTTCTCGGATTTATAGTTCAAGTGACTACGTGAGACTCTTGAATATAGCGAAGAATATGAGCAAATTTCTGACCTGCAGTAAGAAATATCAGCTGTCCATCTTCTGCTGGCTTTTTGGAACCCGAAACAGGAGCCTAGAAGGAAATTCCAAGAGCCGAGTTAAAATTTCACTTGTTAATCTTATCATGTCCGCAATTATCCCAACAAAAATCATCCTAACTGCTCTTTATATGCATTATAATCTCTATTTTACGATTGAATATTGAATCACCTACCTCCAAAAACGAAGCTCCGGTATCTTTTATACGTGCACTGATCAACTTGGAAGTAGTATCATCAACCGTTGAAACATCCACATACCTGGTGAAATATGAAACTGCATGAATGGAACTTAAACTAAATGATGATAATATCTACATGCACATAAGAAAGGAACTCTTTTGTTCAGAACAGTAAATGATGTTTGGAGGAGAAACTGGATTTGATGTtaacttgagttgttataaaaGTTTGTCAAACTGTATTTCTATTGCTTGTTCTTTGCATCCAATTTGGCACAGCGTATTGGAGATTTTTGCCATGTGTCTTGTTGAAAACTTGGATTTTCATCTAGAAAAGGAGTTTTGAGGATCAATCAAGAATACTCTTATTGCACAATGAAGTCACGTAATTGTAATAGATCAACTCTatcgctagcagatgttgtcttctttaggctttcccttttgggtttcccctcaaagttttaaaacgcgtctactagggagagattttcacacacttataaggaatattttgttcccctctcaaaccgacgtgggatctcacaattcatccccccttgggggcccagcttCCTCACTGGCACgtcgcccagtgtctagctctaataccatttgtaacaacccaaccccaacgctagcagacattgtcctctttgagctttccttttcgggtttcccctcaaggttttaaaacgcatcggctggggagaggtttccacacccttataagacatgattcgttcccctctcaaaccgatgtggaatctcacaagaATTGACACACCATAAACGAAAAAAAAGTGATACCCTTTTCCTGGAGCCATTCCATTTGCAGCTCCATTTTCCCCGAAAGCAACATCCAGCTGAAAAAAGCACAAATTTGAGATGCTTAAAGTTGAGATATTAGCACTATTATAGTaactaaaaatgtaatatacTCACTGCACTGTTAGGATCAGCAAGCATTGCAAATGTGACATCGCAAGACGCTGCCACTTCCTGCGGAGAAGACTGGTATCTGTATAAACcgatttatttgaatattaatgGAAATTTCCAAATCATTTTCTGtaggaaacaaaattacattttattttttaaaaaaagtacattTCGTAAGAAAAACTGATTCTGAAGAGTACTTCAAATGGTTTCCATTCACACCTTAGTAAGAAAAAGATcaataaaaggagaaaataagCACTATTTCACACCAAGCACATCAGAAACTCACTTTGCACCCAAATTAATGAGAGGCTCACATTTGCTCTTGGTCCTATTCCAAACAGTCACATCACAGCTGCCATAAACCAGTAAGGGAATCACATATAATATAAGTTGTAAACAATTAGCCTCTTCAACtgatttgataaaaaaaacacgaaTAGGTAAGAGGGGAAGTATATATTATCAACAGAaacattttgtatttttatcaGAAAATACGTGATCATAATTCTaatccaaatttcatatatgaaAATCCGCATTAATTCTTCAtcatacaaattcaaaatgcAATTAACAACCAGCAGTAATGAAACACCAATCAAGCAATACCCTAGTACCCAGATTTTATAAGATTCTGTGCCATTGGTGCCCCCATGATACCAAGACCAAGGAAGCCAACACGCAGCTCTTCTGTTGATACAAAAACAAGCATGCATTAAGATAAATAGCAGATGGTTCacttagaaaatatatgaGCCATTTCTAAGAGTTCATAAATCATAGCTAACTAATGAGTTCTAAAATGGATCATAAATATAacgaaaattttgatatttcttCTATCTTacctataattttaaatgtggACGTCGAGatttaacaagaaaaaactCTCCCGAATGTCAGTTACAAGTTACAGCATCAACACAAAGTACTAATAATTGCTATCTCCCTGTACTcgaatttaaacaaatttcgTAATATCGATAACTCAAACTAAATTCCAGTAGAATTTCTTCGGCACTATAATAAACTCCCATCCCTAGCCTTCCTCAAGAAAACTACATGAAAATTCTTCAGTAACTGAAACCGAACAGCTCGATTCACAGGGAAATCCGATAATTCTACTTAACTTCAAATGCAGAATCGAAACAACCGTACTTAAAGCTACAAAGATGTAGAAGAATCAAAACgatttatcatatcattaccTTTACCAGAAGATCCATAGGATGCTTGAACAGAGAGAGCCTTGAAAGACAGAGAGAATGAAGGTTTCGTGGGGATATGGAAAATGGGTTTTGTTCCGAATTGGACTGGAAGGCGAGGGCAAAAGCTTGAGGACATTGCCATGGCAGTTGAAGATAGATTGTGAGTGTAAGTGCCTCTAACGAAGAATGTCATGGCCACAGATGGGTGAGAAGATGCACGCTCTTCTAGGAGAAAGTTTTGGAGGGATTTTGGGGATAAAGAGATAAAAATGGAGCCGCTATCTGTCCATTACACACGGTCCGTTGGGCTTGCCCAATATCAATCATACCGAAGCACTTTGCATGAAATATTCTTTCGAAACTAAAAGATTATTTACGTGTTTAGTAGCAAATTAGACTCTAATTTAcgtaattatttaaaaaatatatatgctTATGACTTAccaaatctaaattattaaataacaaatttaattttaatggaactttttacattaaatattaaattattaagtagtcaagttaaaaaaaattaattattattttcatgaaaatttaaaaacttaaaagtgttttttcttttccttctcctactgaattataatttttaaaataagaacagaAAATCTACTTattcatgaatattttaaaaataaaaataaaaatacccaaatatattttttaaaatgtattatttagtagtgttgaaaaataattattgtcaACTTTTTTAATGTGAATATTATTTGAGTATTTTCTAGGAAAGGGTTCAACATGGGCTTGAttcttatgaaaaataaaaataaaaaacttttcaTATTTAGATAAAAGTTTATAGCAATTATTTTACGTAAGTATAAAGTTGGTGAAATAATGGATTGAAAGCAGTCAAAAACTCAATTCAAGATGCTTCTAGACATCATTCCAgccgaacaaaaaaaaatatcatttctaTGCTTCAAAAGATGACATGATTGCTCAATTCTCGTCCGCtaaaattcaattcattataaaaagaaataataacatAATTGTTGTCGATGTAACGGAACGTTTTACTATGGCAATGACTAGAttcattttaaagtttgatagcacaataaataatatcagaATGCAGAAGTACAACGGAAAGACAAGACTGCATtgtacttattattattttgagtgGTTGATAAGTTAAATTTAGTTGGAAATAGTGAAATATAAactcaatttttccttatttaaattattgaaaactaagatgaaaagaatttgtatttttaaacgAAAGGGAATCGAACTCAAAATAAGATTAAacggacttttttttttttcttatattaaaatttgtgggAAGAATCGAATTCGAAACGTACCTTGATTGCACGTATGTTTGGATTCGGGAAGATATGCGACAACGGAACGGGATAAGTATATCCCCGTCCGGGGCAAGCCAACGTGGAAACCATAAAGTTTTAGTTTCAGAAACGGACTGGGGTCCACCACGTCAGCTTGAACTACATTATTCTCTTTCTTgccttctttttcaatttcaatgcTGGGTTTTTCAAAAAGAAGTTGGGTCCAAAAACGGCGAAATGTTAGAAATTGTAGCCGATGATTAGTCGCTTAATTGGCCTAACTTTTAGCTCATTCTCCTTAAAACTCATACTTTAAATTTCAGAAGAGTTTAATTGCattattaaatcaataattaatgtGTTCAGAGTTAATCCAGATCAGAAATCtgaatttcatatcatttaattatttggaatATTTGAAAACATTAGGAAAACgttgtaaatatatatatatatttgtttatttgggCAATAATATATACAAATGGAATACTtcaacataaatattatatacaaTTGTAAAGCCGGGCAAGCAATCAATAATATTACTAAATAAGCCAAAtatctttacttataaataaaGACATAAATATCCTCAAACGTCTCatcatttgaaagaaaattagtaAATCACATCATAAACTAATATAATGAGAggagaaaattacaaaataaaatatttactaaaaataatatatatatttttatttttattttaagagaaaataaatgagaggTTATGTAGCATATTCCTAGTTATAAAgttatagtttaattttttaaatcttcgGATTAATTGGATGATAatagacaaaaataataataataataaatttgtaggcacaatttaattttacctataaattaaatatacatgTGGGTCTAAGTTTTGAATAAAAAGGGATGTTTTCTTGCATCGAGAATCAATAAAAAGGgagtaatttgaattttggggCTCTCTAAATTTGTGAAGGGAAAAGGTTATAAATGTCTTTTAAATTCCATAATCCAAAAATTTGGCTTTTAGAaaatggtttatttatttatttatttatttttggaatttcccgttcttcttctccattttaGCTGACGCCATAACAACCAGTAaactatctctctctctctctctctctctctctctctctctctctctctcttcttcttcttcttctctctctacgAAAGTAACGCCGTTTGAACCGGACCACCAATCTATCTTCCCTCAGCAATTTCACCGTTTTCAGTTTCAGCGCTTTATTCGTCTTCTTCTGCTCATTTAACTCTGATTCTAGGGTTCTGATTTCTGATTCCTTCCACAGAAcaagcttcttcttcctttttcttcatttctcatCAATCATCccttttgaatttgaagtCTATGACTTCCTCTACTTCTGTGAAGAAGAACTTCTTGCCTCCGGGCCTTGTTTCCAATCTTGAAGATGCTCTTCGCAGCAAAAAGGGCGCCGGTGAACAAGGCGAAGAATCCAAGGATGTTATTGCATCCGCTGAGACTCAATCTCCTACTTCTGATGCCAATCTTGAGGTTTCCGGAACTCAGAAGCCGATTATTCTTGTTACTAACAGCGAAGGAATCGACTCTCCCGGCCTCACTTACCTCATCGAAGGCCTTGTTCGTCAAGGCTCTTACAACGTCCATGTTTGCGCTCCGCAATCGTGAGTTGATGTTCTTTCGTCTTATTGCGGATTGGATTTATCTTTTGGCTATTTAAGCGCTCTTTCAATGTTTGTTGCCTGTTATGGAGATTACTGTCACTTTTTTTGGTATCTTGGTATCTTCGTTATTGAATATTGAACGCCTGTGATTTAAATAGTTCGGAATCTGCGCTGCAGGGACAAATCAGTTTCGAGTCATTCTGTGACTCTTCGAGAAACCGTTGCTGCGACTTCTGCTCAAATTGACGGTGCCACAGCCTATGAAGTTTCGGGTATGAATATTGCTGCGGTTGTCCtttcatattatattttttcaactgTCTTAACCTGTCGTGAATATGAtcaatttagattaaatttggGGTTTGTATATTCTCTGATTTCTCCTGTTTGTGTATTATATTTCGTctgatcttttattttttggtttaaataAGTTCAATTCATCAGCCAGAAGCATGGTGTTTATCGCTAACTGATCTAATTTAAAACTTTGTTTCTATTTGGCTATTGGCTGTACACAAACAATCATCCTTTCCTGTAGGCTTTAGAAATTCCAATACCTAATTGCACTCGGTTACTCTTCCTCAGGAACGCCGGCAGATTGTGTCTCCTTAGCATTATCTGGAGCTCTTTTTTCCTGGTCGAAGCCTCTTCTGGTTAGCATTTTTAGATCATAGCAGTGGGGTTTCTAAACCTAATTCAATTATCAGTAACATGTCACGAcgatatatttgatataaatttCAGGTCATTAGTGGAATTAACCGGGGATCGAGCTGTGGTCATCACATGTAAGTTCTGTTTGTTATGTGAAGATGTCAGTGTAGACCacaatgttttctttttttaaacaataattatcTTTTGGTCCTTTTCCTATAATATGATTTGATCCTTAATCTAGTGCCAAATTTGATTGTTTAAATCTGCCAGGTT
This genomic interval carries:
- the LOC111788914 gene encoding glyoxylate/succinic semialdehyde reductase 2, chloroplastic-like, which encodes MTFFVRGTYTHNLSSTAMAMSSSFCPRLPVQFGTKPIFHIPTKPSFSLSFKALSVQASYGSSGKEELRVGFLGLGIMGAPMAQNLIKSGCDVTVWNRTKSKCEPLINLGAKYQSSPQEVAASCDVTFAMLADPNSALDVAFGENGAANGMAPGKGYVDVSTVDDTTSKLISARIKDTGASFLEAPVSGSKKPAEDGQLIFLTAGDKSLYETVAPFLDIMGKSRFYLGDVGNGAAMKLVVNMIMGSMMAAFSEGLLLSEKVGLDPNVVVEVVSQGAINAPMYKMKGPSMIKSQYPTAFPLKHQQKDLRLALSLAESVSQSTPIAAAANELYKVAKSHGLSDQDFSAVIEALKAKLQQ